The following proteins come from a genomic window of Proteiniphilum propionicum:
- a CDS encoding aminopeptidase P family protein, which translates to MKTNEIPERLAALRHFMEAKKLDAFIIPTTDAHLSEYPPKHWESRKWISGFTGSAGTAVVTKEKAGVWTDSRYFLQAADELKDTGFELFKMGQPGTPDMTDWIIEQTGQGATVGIDGMVYAASDAIALKNRLNAKGISLDSSFDPFTEIRADRPEIPKNRIFILPDDITGESVTSKIGRINARLKKLDADGLIIATLDTIAWTFNLRGNDVEYNPVAVAYAYVSENETVLFIDQVKLTGEVAGFYKERGIKIDDYHKIFEYVSRLPENSSVCVTGNKINYNLLLTIPASCKIVDVPSPVDLMKSVKNETELKGFRNAMVKDGVALVKFYMWLEKAVPTGEVAETDIEKKLREYRSRQDLFVGESFGTIAGYGTNGAIIHYHASPETCLKLQPEGLLLIDSGAQYKDGTTDITRTVALGEVSKQMKEDYTNVLKGHIALATAIFPEGTRGSQLDILARKTLWNNGLTYWHGTGHGIGHFLNVHEGPQNIRLEENPTPLQPGMVTSNEPGVYRANQYGIRIENMIVTREYNKTEEFGTFYNFETITLCPIDTRPIAVELLTAEEIKWINNYHKMVYDKLNNHLDKDEKIWLKDKTKPI; encoded by the coding sequence ATGAAAACAAACGAAATTCCCGAAAGGCTCGCTGCCCTGAGACATTTCATGGAGGCAAAAAAGCTTGATGCCTTCATCATCCCAACTACCGATGCTCATTTGAGTGAATATCCGCCCAAACATTGGGAATCCAGAAAATGGATAAGCGGTTTCACCGGATCAGCCGGCACAGCGGTAGTTACCAAAGAAAAAGCAGGAGTGTGGACCGATTCGAGGTATTTTCTGCAAGCGGCAGATGAATTGAAAGATACGGGATTCGAACTTTTCAAAATGGGGCAGCCCGGCACTCCGGATATGACGGACTGGATTATTGAACAGACGGGTCAGGGCGCCACTGTAGGCATAGATGGAATGGTATATGCCGCTTCTGATGCAATAGCACTGAAGAACAGACTCAATGCAAAAGGGATTAGTCTTGATTCATCATTCGACCCTTTTACTGAAATAAGGGCCGATCGTCCCGAGATTCCCAAAAACCGCATTTTCATACTTCCTGATGATATTACCGGAGAATCTGTGACAAGCAAGATCGGCCGAATCAATGCCAGGCTGAAGAAGCTGGATGCGGACGGTCTAATAATTGCCACGCTCGACACCATTGCATGGACTTTCAACCTGCGGGGAAACGATGTTGAATACAATCCCGTGGCAGTTGCCTATGCATACGTTTCAGAAAATGAGACGGTACTGTTCATCGATCAGGTAAAATTGACCGGTGAAGTGGCGGGCTTTTATAAGGAACGGGGAATCAAGATTGACGATTATCACAAAATCTTTGAATATGTATCCAGGCTACCGGAGAACAGTTCTGTTTGTGTTACAGGCAACAAAATTAATTACAATCTGCTTCTGACAATTCCTGCTTCATGCAAAATTGTGGATGTTCCATCACCGGTAGACCTGATGAAGAGCGTAAAGAATGAAACCGAACTTAAGGGCTTCCGCAATGCAATGGTAAAAGACGGGGTGGCACTCGTGAAATTTTATATGTGGCTTGAAAAAGCAGTCCCTACAGGGGAGGTAGCCGAAACAGACATCGAAAAAAAGTTGCGAGAATACCGCTCCCGGCAGGACCTGTTTGTTGGAGAAAGCTTCGGAACTATTGCAGGATATGGTACTAATGGTGCCATCATTCACTACCATGCTTCGCCGGAGACATGCCTGAAATTGCAGCCTGAAGGATTGTTGCTGATAGATTCCGGCGCCCAGTACAAAGACGGCACCACCGATATCACCCGCACGGTAGCATTAGGGGAGGTAAGCAAACAGATGAAGGAAGATTATACCAATGTGCTTAAGGGTCATATCGCTCTTGCTACAGCCATATTCCCAGAAGGCACGCGTGGTTCCCAACTCGATATTCTTGCCAGAAAAACTTTGTGGAACAACGGCCTTACCTACTGGCACGGAACCGGTCATGGCATCGGACATTTTCTCAACGTACACGAAGGTCCCCAGAACATCCGCCTTGAAGAAAATCCGACCCCACTACAACCTGGAATGGTCACTTCAAACGAACCCGGGGTATATCGTGCCAATCAATATGGCATACGAATTGAGAACATGATTGTGACCCGGGAGTACAATAAAACTGAAGAGTTTGGCACATTCTATAATTTCGAGACCATCACTCTTTGTCCCATCGACACCAGGCCTATAGCCGTTGAACTCCTTACCGCAGAAGAGATTAAATGGATAAATAACTATCATAAGATGGTGTACGATAAGCTAAATAATCATCTTGATAAGGATGAAAAAATTTGGTTGAAAGATAAGACAAAACCCATTTAA
- a CDS encoding gamma carbonic anhydrase family protein, with amino-acid sequence MALIKSVRGFTPVIGEDTYLADNATIIGDVVIGRNCSIWFNAVLRGDVNSIRIGDRVNIQDGTVLHTLYQKSVSVIGNDVSIGHNVVIHGAEIKDGALIGMGAIVLDHAVIGEGAIIAAGSVVLSGTQVEPGSIYAGVPAKFVKKVDPEQSKGMNQKIANNYLMYSGWFKEEG; translated from the coding sequence ATGGCCCTTATAAAATCAGTTCGCGGCTTCACTCCCGTGATCGGCGAAGATACATACCTGGCAGATAACGCCACCATCATCGGTGATGTGGTTATCGGCCGCAATTGCAGCATCTGGTTCAATGCGGTGCTTCGTGGCGATGTAAACTCCATCCGTATTGGCGACCGTGTGAACATTCAGGACGGCACTGTTCTTCACACTCTCTACCAGAAATCCGTATCAGTCATTGGAAACGATGTCTCCATTGGGCACAACGTGGTTATTCACGGTGCTGAGATAAAAGATGGCGCACTTATTGGGATGGGGGCAATAGTCCTCGATCATGCAGTGATTGGTGAAGGGGCAATCATTGCAGCGGGCTCAGTAGTGCTGAGTGGCACTCAGGTGGAGCCTGGCAGCATCTATGCCGGTGTGCCCGCCAAATTTGTAAAAAAGGTAGATCCTGAACAATCCAAAGGGATGAATCAGAAGATTGCCAACAACTACCTTATGTATTCCGGCTGGTTCAAGGAGGAGGGATAA
- a CDS encoding peptidase U32 family protein: MNSIQDYEIMAPAGSYESLTAAIQGGADSIYFGIEGLNMRAKSSNNFTIADLHNIARICRENNLKSYLTVNTIIYNNDMTLMRKIVDAAREANLSAIIAADVAVLMYARSIGVEVHLSTQLNITNTESLKFYAKFADVVVLARELTLEQVASIHRDIVEQQIIGPSGELIRIEMFAHGALCMAVSGKCYLSLHEKNLSANRGACNQICRRGYIVKDKDSEIELEIDNEYIMSPKDLKTIHFMNKMMDAGVQVFKIEGRARGPEYVRIVTSCYKEAVQAYCSDIYTEEKISDWNERLSTVFNRGFWNGYYLGQRLGEWTHRYGSGATKRKVYVGKAIKHFGNLGVTEFLVETQSVRQGDELLITGPTTGAVFVTADDIRVDLATVPEAFKGDHFSIKVNEKIRPNDQLYKMVAANRKGTSHER, translated from the coding sequence ATGAATTCGATACAAGATTACGAGATAATGGCGCCGGCAGGGTCTTATGAGTCACTGACGGCTGCCATACAGGGAGGGGCAGATTCAATCTACTTCGGTATTGAAGGGCTGAATATGCGAGCCAAATCCTCCAATAACTTCACAATAGCCGATCTGCACAACATTGCCCGCATCTGCCGGGAGAATAACCTGAAAAGTTATCTCACGGTGAACACGATCATTTACAATAATGACATGACATTGATGCGCAAGATTGTGGATGCGGCAAGGGAGGCAAACCTGTCAGCCATCATAGCAGCCGATGTGGCGGTGTTGATGTACGCCCGCAGCATCGGCGTTGAGGTGCATCTCTCCACCCAGCTGAATATAACCAATACCGAGTCGCTGAAGTTCTACGCAAAGTTTGCCGATGTGGTGGTTCTGGCACGGGAGCTCACCCTCGAACAGGTGGCTTCCATCCATCGCGATATTGTGGAGCAGCAGATTATAGGGCCCTCGGGAGAGCTGATTCGAATAGAGATGTTTGCACACGGTGCCTTGTGCATGGCCGTATCCGGAAAATGTTACCTGAGCCTGCACGAAAAAAATCTTTCCGCCAACCGGGGGGCATGTAACCAGATATGCCGTAGAGGATATATAGTGAAGGATAAAGATAGCGAGATAGAACTGGAAATAGACAATGAGTATATTATGTCACCCAAAGACCTTAAAACCATTCATTTTATGAACAAGATGATGGATGCTGGTGTGCAGGTGTTTAAAATTGAAGGGCGTGCAAGGGGCCCCGAATATGTACGTATTGTAACGTCGTGCTACAAGGAAGCGGTACAGGCTTATTGCAGTGACATATATACGGAAGAGAAGATAAGCGACTGGAACGAACGCCTTTCAACCGTGTTTAACCGCGGATTCTGGAACGGTTATTATCTTGGACAACGGCTGGGTGAGTGGACACACCGCTACGGATCAGGCGCCACAAAGAGGAAGGTGTATGTGGGTAAAGCCATCAAGCATTTTGGAAACCTTGGCGTGACAGAGTTTCTGGTAGAGACACAATCGGTCAGACAGGGTGACGAACTGTTGATCACAGGCCCTACCACCGGAGCTGTCTTTGTCACGGCCGACGATATTCGCGTGGATCTGGCCACTGTGCCGGAGGCGTTCAAGGGAGATCATTTTTCCATTAAAGTCAACGAAAAGATCCGCCCCAACGACCAGCTCTACAAAATGGTTGCTGCCAACAGAAAGGGAACGTCGCATGAACGCTGA
- a CDS encoding DUF302 domain-containing protein, protein MEQIFFENRSRFGFEETVDRLSEIIVEGGWRVLHIHDLQETMRKNGKDVVPVKVIELCKPDHAYRLLSDDHLRLYSNMMPCRIAVYEKDDGGTYVSRMNPAIPASHIGGPVLDVMSGAYSDAEKFVEKIVKEQ, encoded by the coding sequence ATGGAACAGATTTTTTTTGAAAACAGGAGCAGATTCGGGTTTGAAGAGACTGTGGACAGACTATCTGAAATCATTGTAGAGGGTGGGTGGAGAGTTTTACATATTCACGACTTGCAGGAGACAATGAGAAAAAACGGGAAAGATGTTGTTCCTGTGAAAGTGATAGAGCTGTGCAAACCCGATCATGCCTATCGCTTATTGTCGGACGATCATTTGCGGCTCTATTCAAACATGATGCCCTGCCGTATTGCTGTTTATGAAAAAGACGATGGAGGCACCTATGTGTCGCGTATGAACCCGGCAATTCCCGCCTCGCATATAGGAGGCCCGGTGCTGGATGTAATGTCTGGTGCGTACAGCGATGCCGAAAAATTTGTAGAGAAAATAGTAAAGGAACAATAA
- the trxA gene encoding thioredoxin, whose translation MIKKILFASALTVAIVSCNNMKQKSAATITETKQETNTIKTENSMKTIHLTRADFMEKVANLEENPDKWVYLGDKPCIIDFYADWCGPCKMIAPILEELAVEYEDDIYIYKVDTEAEQQLAAEFGIRSIPSLLFCPMGESPQMAQGALPKDAFKQAIDEVLLKN comes from the coding sequence ATTATAAAAAAAATCTTATTTGCTTCTGCTTTGACTGTTGCTATTGTTTCATGCAATAACATGAAACAAAAATCAGCTGCAACCATAACAGAAACAAAACAGGAAACAAACACAATTAAAACTGAAAATAGTATGAAAACGATTCATTTGACAAGAGCCGACTTTATGGAGAAAGTGGCAAATTTAGAAGAGAACCCCGATAAATGGGTTTATCTTGGAGACAAACCTTGTATCATCGACTTCTATGCAGACTGGTGCGGGCCATGCAAAATGATTGCTCCTATCCTGGAAGAGCTGGCAGTTGAATATGAGGATGATATTTATATTTACAAAGTAGATACGGAGGCAGAGCAGCAGCTTGCCGCTGAATTCGGTATCAGGAGTATTCCTTCATTGCTATTCTGTCCTATGGGGGAATCCCCGCAAATGGCTCAGGGAGCTCTTCCGAAAGATGCTTTTAAACAAGCAATAGATGAGGTGCTGCTGAAAAATTAA
- a CDS encoding DUF6132 family protein: MQKISDFFIKHWLKIAGIATGTLGGYLYYHYVGCLQGTCPITSNPYRMMLYGAVVGYLLFELFTGDSSRKKYKEVSKKNDINQKL, encoded by the coding sequence ATGCAAAAGATAAGTGATTTTTTTATAAAGCACTGGCTTAAAATAGCCGGAATAGCAACAGGAACACTTGGCGGATACCTTTATTACCATTACGTAGGATGTCTGCAGGGGACATGTCCGATAACCTCCAATCCCTACAGAATGATGCTTTATGGAGCAGTGGTAGGTTATCTCCTTTTCGAGCTGTTTACCGGAGACAGTTCACGTAAAAAATATAAAGAGGTTTCAAAAAAAAATGATATAAATCAAAAATTATGA
- a CDS encoding ArsR/SmtB family transcription factor — MEDLEIEIGKDQKIDKSQFEEAAYLLRSLANETRLCVILQLSQTDEKSVSELLENMDCEQSLLSHHLTDMRAKGILNCRRSGKNSFYSIKDKRISNVLKCVMGCGRSNNN; from the coding sequence ATGGAAGATTTAGAAATAGAAATAGGTAAAGATCAGAAAATTGATAAATCACAATTTGAAGAAGCTGCTTATCTATTGAGGTCGCTAGCTAATGAAACTCGTTTATGCGTTATATTACAGCTCTCGCAGACTGATGAGAAGTCTGTTTCGGAGTTACTGGAAAATATGGATTGCGAGCAATCACTCTTATCTCATCATCTCACAGATATGAGGGCAAAAGGAATTCTTAATTGCCGAAGAAGCGGTAAAAACAGCTTCTACTCTATTAAAGATAAACGAATTTCCAATGTGTTGAAATGTGTGATGGGTTGCGGCCGTAGCAATAACAATTAA
- a CDS encoding porin family protein, with protein sequence MKRFFSIVSVILMCSSFIYAQKETFKSELYIGAGGGVASSSMDFVPGIQQKLNIGFHGGIAAKLISEKHLGLIGELNFAQRGWKEEFDPESGFDYSRTLNYVEVPFMTHIYFGNSFRFIINVGPQISFLIGDKQKMSQALADDLEARRSASPDARIGVQYSPRSEMSVVDYGLIGGAGVALKTPIGDFDLEGRYYFGLGDLFTSRRSENAFFSRSAHRAIEAKLTYYVKIR encoded by the coding sequence ATGAAACGTTTCTTCTCCATTGTCTCTGTTATTTTAATGTGCAGTAGTTTTATCTATGCGCAAAAGGAGACTTTTAAAAGTGAGCTTTATATTGGAGCCGGTGGAGGCGTTGCTTCATCAAGCATGGACTTCGTGCCAGGCATTCAGCAGAAATTGAATATCGGTTTTCATGGTGGCATTGCTGCTAAACTGATCTCTGAAAAACATTTGGGATTGATTGGAGAGTTGAATTTTGCACAAAGAGGATGGAAAGAGGAGTTCGACCCGGAATCAGGGTTTGATTATTCCAGAACGCTAAACTATGTTGAGGTGCCTTTTATGACTCATATCTATTTTGGTAATAGCTTCCGTTTTATAATTAATGTCGGTCCGCAAATAAGTTTTCTTATTGGGGATAAACAGAAAATGAGCCAGGCACTTGCCGATGACCTTGAAGCCCGCAGGTCGGCCAGCCCCGATGCCCGTATCGGTGTTCAGTACAGTCCGCGAAGTGAAATGAGTGTTGTGGATTATGGCCTGATTGGAGGAGCAGGAGTTGCTCTGAAAACTCCCATTGGCGATTTCGATCTTGAAGGGCGTTATTATTTTGGTTTGGGTGACCTCTTTACCAGCCGTAGAAGCGAAAATGCCTTCTTCTCACGGTCAGCGCATCGTGCAATTGAGGCAAAGCTGACCTATTACGTAAAAATCAGATAA
- a CDS encoding muramidase family protein: protein MGNMLRISKIIAIVLFLNTGLISLLAQNLHYQTVTVNGQKYYEYSVQPGEGLYAVSRTFSVSVAEIIRNNPSASSGLQRGQKLLIPVTKDNSGLLSAGTNEISSGPSRPVDQNSTFSHTVVSGETMYSISKMYNTTVDEIYRLNPGSSQTISEGQILTIPQRRVISEVKEDNYRYHTILPKETLYSVSRTYSLKPEDVMRANPGLSVETFQIGKTIRIPFFESYEVITPYENQTTNIVHKVQKGETLYSISILYGVDIEDIERYNSSLQRGLKTNMEIIVPVKKSALDENSRSAINEANRLLSQSVRSQRVDMIRVGLLLPFLDETGRAHLRLQEYYEGFLLAVEKMKNIGANIELYVFEIGKDNDTKKLQSLLGTMEMQSLNLIVGGVNDAQIKVLSDFSKAFNIKYVVPFSQSNGEVLNNGNIFQVNPMLSSSYNKASSAFLQTFRNSNIIFVNGGLNDKIEFVSMLQNNLRSNKIKYETIALTSTLSSSILSLLSSDRENVIVPVSGDAGTIRQIMDELKKVRDSDSAFMTRLYGYPEWQTYSNLKDDYHLFGTYIFTPFFIDDSDPGTKAFIDDFRRWYDRKLMDTYPNYAMWGYDTALFFLTAMHRYGSSFEQNMRQVRLAPLQFTFNFERPNNWGGFINTGQYLVLYDTNGRIIKTDKSR, encoded by the coding sequence ATGGGTAACATGCTTAGGATAAGCAAAATTATTGCTATTGTTCTTTTTTTGAACACAGGACTCATTTCACTTCTGGCGCAGAATCTGCATTACCAAACCGTTACCGTTAACGGTCAGAAGTACTACGAGTACAGTGTACAACCCGGTGAGGGCCTATATGCTGTTTCGCGCACCTTCTCGGTTTCTGTTGCAGAGATTATTCGTAACAATCCCTCGGCAAGCAGCGGCTTGCAAAGAGGCCAGAAGTTGCTTATCCCGGTCACTAAGGATAATTCAGGGCTGTTGTCTGCCGGCACCAACGAAATAAGCTCAGGGCCGTCACGCCCTGTAGATCAGAATTCAACCTTCAGCCATACTGTTGTGAGTGGGGAAACCATGTATAGTATCTCTAAAATGTACAATACTACAGTTGATGAGATATACCGGCTAAATCCAGGTTCCAGCCAAACAATCTCTGAAGGCCAGATTCTTACAATCCCTCAGAGAAGGGTCATTAGCGAGGTTAAAGAAGATAACTATCGTTATCATACCATCCTCCCGAAAGAGACGCTTTATTCTGTTTCCAGAACCTACTCTCTCAAACCGGAAGATGTAATGAGAGCCAACCCCGGTTTGTCTGTAGAGACATTTCAGATAGGTAAAACAATACGGATACCTTTCTTCGAGTCGTATGAGGTGATCACTCCATATGAGAATCAGACTACCAACATAGTACATAAGGTTCAGAAAGGAGAAACTCTGTACAGTATTTCAATTCTTTACGGTGTTGACATTGAGGATATTGAACGTTATAATTCATCTCTTCAAAGGGGCTTGAAAACCAATATGGAGATTATTGTACCAGTGAAAAAAAGTGCTTTAGACGAAAATTCACGGTCTGCAATCAACGAAGCTAACCGGCTTCTGTCACAGAGTGTCCGCTCACAAAGGGTAGATATGATCAGGGTGGGGTTGCTGTTACCATTTTTGGATGAAACTGGTAGGGCGCATCTACGATTGCAGGAGTACTATGAAGGGTTTCTGCTTGCAGTTGAAAAAATGAAAAACATTGGTGCCAATATAGAGTTATATGTTTTTGAGATCGGAAAAGATAATGACACAAAAAAACTGCAAAGCTTGCTGGGAACAATGGAGATGCAGTCGCTTAACCTTATCGTAGGAGGAGTAAACGATGCACAGATAAAGGTCTTATCCGATTTTTCAAAAGCCTTTAATATAAAGTATGTAGTACCATTCTCTCAAAGCAACGGCGAAGTATTGAACAACGGGAATATCTTTCAGGTAAATCCGATGCTGAGTTCATCATACAACAAAGCATCTTCAGCTTTTTTGCAGACATTCAGAAATTCAAATATTATTTTTGTAAATGGCGGGCTGAACGATAAAATTGAGTTCGTTTCAATGTTGCAGAATAATCTACGGAGTAATAAAATAAAATACGAAACTATTGCTTTGACAAGCACACTCAGCAGTTCTATCCTTTCATTGTTGAGCAGCGACAGGGAGAATGTTATTGTGCCTGTTAGCGGTGATGCAGGTACCATCCGCCAGATAATGGATGAACTGAAAAAGGTGCGTGATTCAGATTCAGCATTTATGACACGTCTGTACGGGTATCCTGAGTGGCAGACATATTCGAACCTGAAAGATGACTACCATCTTTTCGGCACCTATATCTTTACACCATTCTTTATTGATGATAGTGATCCCGGTACAAAGGCTTTCATTGATGATTTCCGAAGATGGTATGACAGAAAACTGATGGATACCTATCCTAATTATGCTATGTGGGGGTACGATACAGCACTGTTTTTTCTGACCGCTATGCACCGGTACGGATCTAGTTTTGAGCAAAATATGAGGCAGGTGCGTTTAGCCCCCCTTCAGTTTACTTTCAATTTCGAAAGACCAAACAATTGGGGCGGTTTCATTAATACCGGACAGTATCTGGTTCTATATGACACGAACGGAAGGATTATTAAAACTGACAAAAGCAGATGA
- the dnaB gene encoding replicative DNA helicase, whose translation MEKQKRRPSVKVVEKTVVAPDIGKLPPQAKELEEAVLGALMLEKDAYSVVSEILKPESFYDPAHQLIYGSVQGLAMQQKPVDVLTVVEELKRRGELETVGGAVYIAELSEKVASAAHIEYHSRIIAQKYLARELISFSSEISQQAFDETVDVDDLMQETEGRLFEISQRNVKKDVIQINPIIKEAMQNIQLAANRKDGMSGLPTGFKELDKLTSGWQKSDLVIIAARPAMGKTAFVLSMAKNIALDYEQPVGIFSLEMSNVQLVNRLIVNVCQIKGESIKSGRLSEDEWERLDKNHKFLYNAPIYIDDTPSLSVFELRTKARRLIREHDVKVLIIDYLQLMNASGMSFGSREQEVSMISRSLKGLAKELNIPVIALSQLNRGVETRQGTEGKRPQLADLRESGAIEQDADIVCFIHRPEYYRITEDDRGNSLVGIAEIIVAKHRNGPTGIANMRFDSEYARFQNLDEYAVGKRYVERPSKMNKNSKQAEPSGESSFSSSDFISQNKDPLPF comes from the coding sequence ATGGAAAAACAAAAAAGAAGACCCTCTGTAAAAGTAGTAGAAAAAACAGTTGTTGCCCCTGATATAGGTAAATTGCCTCCACAGGCCAAAGAACTAGAAGAGGCAGTGCTTGGTGCGCTGATGCTCGAAAAGGATGCCTATTCGGTAGTTAGTGAGATATTGAAACCTGAAAGTTTCTATGACCCTGCTCATCAGCTTATTTACGGTTCAGTTCAGGGACTCGCCATGCAACAGAAGCCTGTGGACGTGCTTACGGTGGTAGAGGAGCTGAAGAGGAGAGGAGAACTTGAGACGGTAGGTGGCGCAGTTTATATTGCCGAGCTGTCAGAAAAAGTTGCATCTGCAGCGCATATCGAGTATCATTCTCGCATCATTGCCCAGAAATATCTGGCTAGAGAACTTATCTCTTTCTCCTCTGAGATTTCACAACAGGCTTTTGATGAAACTGTTGATGTGGATGACTTGATGCAAGAAACCGAAGGGCGGCTGTTTGAAATTTCGCAAAGGAACGTAAAGAAAGACGTAATACAGATCAATCCTATTATCAAGGAGGCGATGCAGAATATTCAGCTGGCTGCAAACCGGAAGGATGGTATGAGTGGCTTGCCTACCGGTTTTAAGGAGTTGGATAAGCTTACTTCAGGCTGGCAGAAGTCTGATCTTGTTATTATCGCTGCGAGGCCTGCTATGGGAAAGACGGCTTTTGTCCTTTCAATGGCAAAAAATATTGCACTCGATTATGAACAGCCTGTCGGCATCTTTTCTTTGGAAATGTCTAATGTGCAGTTGGTGAATCGTTTAATTGTTAATGTATGCCAGATAAAAGGTGAGAGCATTAAAAGTGGGCGACTCTCGGAAGACGAGTGGGAGAGGCTTGACAAAAATCACAAGTTTTTATATAATGCACCCATATATATAGATGATACACCCAGCCTGTCGGTGTTTGAGTTGCGTACAAAAGCGCGCCGCCTGATACGTGAGCATGATGTGAAAGTGCTTATAATCGACTACTTGCAGCTTATGAATGCCAGTGGAATGAGTTTTGGCAGCCGCGAACAGGAGGTGAGCATGATATCGCGATCGTTGAAGGGGCTGGCAAAAGAGCTTAATATTCCTGTTATTGCTCTTTCACAGCTTAACAGGGGTGTGGAAACACGCCAGGGGACCGAAGGGAAGAGGCCGCAGCTTGCCGATCTTCGCGAATCTGGAGCAATTGAGCAGGATGCCGATATAGTATGCTTTATCCACCGGCCGGAATATTACCGTATCACTGAAGATGATCGCGGAAACTCTTTGGTTGGTATTGCGGAGATCATTGTAGCGAAACATCGTAACGGTCCTACGGGCATAGCCAACATGAGATTCGATAGTGAATACGCGCGTTTTCAGAATCTTGACGAGTATGCTGTAGGTAAGAGATATGTGGAACGCCCTTCAAAGATGAATAAAAATTCAAAACAGGCAGAACCTTCGGGTGAATCATCGTTCTCTTCATCCGATTTTATTTCACAAAATAAAGATCCTCTCCCGTTCTAA
- a CDS encoding L-cysteine desulfidase family protein, whose translation MQQEIIPAIGCTEPISVSLCTAKATEILGEKPERIVVHLSANVLKNAMGVGIPGTGMNGLPIAIALGAIRGKSADCLELLKDLTPDEVESGKSYINEKRINVRLKEDVSDKLFIEVHCSRGNNYAKAIISGNHTAFSYLEKNGEVLLDKKTDGPEVSDIAVQLSFRKLYDYATESPITELNFILDAAEMNKRAAEISGKRHFGHNVSKNIKGAKGKKIFGDNLHSRMVASTAGACDVRMAGAAVPVMSNSGSGNQGIAATLPVLTYAENENCSKEQLVRALILSNLSMIYIKQHLGRLSALCGCVVASTGASCGITYLMGGNYEQVTYAAKNMIANITGMICDGAKPSCALKIASGVSTATLSALMAIENEVVTSQEGIIDDGIDKTIKNLALIGTIGMTEADKIVLDILTSK comes from the coding sequence ATGCAGCAAGAAATTATTCCGGCTATAGGGTGCACAGAACCTATTTCAGTGTCGTTATGTACTGCCAAAGCGACTGAGATTTTAGGTGAAAAGCCAGAGAGAATAGTTGTACATCTAAGTGCGAACGTTTTAAAAAATGCCATGGGCGTCGGCATTCCCGGTACCGGGATGAACGGGCTCCCTATAGCAATAGCTTTGGGTGCGATTCGAGGTAAATCTGCTGATTGTCTGGAACTGCTTAAAGATTTAACACCTGATGAAGTTGAAAGCGGAAAGAGTTATATTAACGAGAAGAGGATAAATGTAAGATTAAAGGAAGATGTCTCCGATAAATTATTCATCGAAGTGCATTGCAGTAGAGGCAACAATTATGCCAAAGCAATCATCAGCGGAAACCACACGGCTTTTTCTTATCTCGAGAAAAACGGAGAAGTACTCCTGGATAAGAAAACAGATGGCCCGGAAGTATCAGATATCGCCGTTCAGCTCTCTTTCAGAAAATTATATGATTATGCAACAGAATCCCCTATTACAGAATTAAACTTTATACTCGATGCAGCTGAGATGAATAAAAGAGCAGCTGAGATTTCTGGTAAAAGGCACTTTGGACACAACGTTTCAAAAAATATTAAGGGAGCAAAAGGGAAAAAAATTTTTGGGGATAATCTGCACAGTAGAATGGTAGCCTCAACTGCAGGAGCCTGCGATGTTAGAATGGCAGGTGCTGCTGTTCCGGTCATGAGCAATAGCGGCAGCGGAAATCAGGGAATTGCAGCAACACTTCCGGTACTGACATATGCCGAGAACGAAAATTGTTCTAAGGAACAGCTTGTCCGGGCACTTATATTAAGTAATCTGTCAATGATTTACATTAAACAGCATCTGGGACGACTATCTGCACTTTGTGGTTGCGTGGTTGCTTCTACCGGTGCCAGTTGCGGAATTACCTACCTCATGGGAGGGAATTATGAACAGGTTACTTATGCTGCGAAAAATATGATAGCCAACATCACCGGCATGATTTGCGATGGTGCCAAACCCAGCTGTGCACTTAAAATTGCGAGCGGTGTCTCTACCGCAACACTTTCCGCATTAATGGCAATTGAAAATGAAGTTGTTACCTCGCAAGAAGGAATAATAGATGACGGGATTGACAAAACAATTAAAAATCTGGCATTGATTGGAACAATTGGAATGACAGAGGCTGACAAGATTGTTCTAGATATACTAACAAGCAAATAG